A genomic window from Triticum urartu cultivar G1812 chromosome 7, Tu2.1, whole genome shotgun sequence includes:
- the LOC125518534 gene encoding UDP-glycosyltransferase 73D1-like encodes MACQGAPNGRGNATGAGADDVGSAVKAHFVLVPLMYQGHVIPAVDTALLLATHGALASVVVTPSNAARIRPTVDLARRSGLPIRLVELPLDCAAEGLPEGADDVDKIPPGLAPNYFRALALLAEPLERHLRAHPPYPTCIVSDFCHPWTVQVAANLNVPRLNFFSMCAFSLLCQHNVERYNSYDGVADDNEPVVVPGVEKRIEVTRAQAPGFFRAPGFEKLADEIEQAQGEADGAVVNSFLEMEPEYVAGYAAARKMKVWTIGPVSLYHQHAATLAKRGNTTTAIDADECLRWLEGKEPDTVLYVSFGSIVHADPKQVIELGLGLEGSGHPFVWVLKNPAQYGEDVREFLQDLEERVAGRGMLVRGWSPQVLILNHAAVGGFVTHCGWNSTMEAIAAGLPVVTWPHFSDQFLNEKLAVEVLGIGVSVGIKEPLMWVSKKEIVVGREVVEAAVRSIMDGGGEGVERRRKALALSEKARTAVQKGGSSLGNLLDLIKHFEVDVGGCTAVQKDA; translated from the coding sequence ATGGCTTGCCAGGGAGCACCAAACGGCCGGGGAAACGCCACCGGGGCCGGCGCTGACGACGTCGGGAGCGCTGTTAAGGCGCACTTCGTGCTCGTCCCGCTCATGTACCAGGGCCACGTGATCCCGGCGGTGGACACCGCGCTGCTGCTGGCCACCCACGGCGCGCTCGCCAGCGTCGTCGTCACGCCGTCCAACGCCGCGCGCATCCGCCCGACCGTCGACCTCGCGCGGCGGTCCGGCCTGCCCATCCGGCTCGTGGAGCTCCCGCTCGACTGCGCCGCCGAGGGCCTGCCCGAGGGAGCCGACGACGTCGACAAGATCCCGCCTGGCCTCGCACCCAACTACTTCCGCGCCCTCGCGCTCCTCGCGGAGCCGCTCGAGCGCCACCTCCGCGCGCACCCGCCGTACCCGACGTGCATCGTCTCCGACTTCTGCCACCCGTGGACCGTGCAGGTCGCGGCCAATCTCAATGTCCCGCGCCTCAACTTCTTCAGCATGTGCGCCTTCTCCCTCCTGTGCCAGCACAACGTCGAGAGGTACAACTCCTACGACGGCGTGGCCGACGACAACGAGCCGGTGGTCGTGCCGGGCGTGGAGAAGAGAATCGAGGTGACCAGGGCGCAAGCCCCCGGCTTCTTTCGGGCGCCCGGGTTCGAGAAGCTAGCTGACGAAATCGAGCAGGCGCAAGGCGAGGCCGATGGCGCCGTCGTGAACTCTTTCCTTGAGATGGAGCCCGAGTACGTCGCTGGGTACGCGGCCGCCAGGAAGATGAAGGTGTGGACCATCGGGCCGGTGTCGCTGTACCATCAGCACGCCGCGACGCTCGCAAAGAGAGGGAACACCACCACAGCCATTGACGCCGACGAGTGTCTCCGGTGGCTTGAAGGCAAGGAGCCCGATACCGTCTTGTACGTCAGCTTCGGGAGCATCGTGCACGCTGACCCGAAGCAGGTCATCGAGCTTGGGCTCGGGCTCGAGGGATCGGGGCACCCGTTCGTCTGGGTTCTGAAGAACCCCGCCCAGTACGGCGAGGATGTGCGCGAGTTCCTGCAGGACCTCGAGGAGCGCGTCGCCGGTCGCGGGATGCTGGTCAGAGGGTGGTCGCCGCAGGTGCTTATCCTAAACCACGCCGCCGTGGGCGGCTTCGTGACGCACTGCGGGTGGAACTCGACGATGGAGGCGATCGCGGCCGGGCTGCCGGTCGTGACATGGCCGCACTTCTCGGACCAGTTCTTGAACGAGAAGCTGGCCGTGGAGGTGCTCGGAATTGGTGTGAGCGTCGGGATCAAGGAGCCGTTGATGTGGGTGTCGAAGAAGGAGATCGTGGTGGGGAGAGAGGTGGTGGAGGCCGCCGTCAGGAGCATCATGGACGGTGGAGGTGAGGGagtggagaggaggaggaaggcgCTGGCGCTCTCGGAAAAGGCAAGGACGGCCGTGCAGAAGGGTGGGTCATCGCTTGGCAACCTGCTGGATCTGATCAAGCATTTTGAGGTGGACGTGGGAGGTTGCACGGCCGTGCAGAAGGACGCATAA